One Bombus vancouverensis nearcticus chromosome 7, iyBomVanc1_principal, whole genome shotgun sequence DNA window includes the following coding sequences:
- the Vps15 gene encoding vacuolar protein sorting 15 isoform X3, which produces MGNQLVGIAPSQIFPVEHYLTDHSDLLFDVNLGSTRFFKVARARSQEGLIVVKVFAIHDPTLPLSSYKEKLEEIRSKLASAVNCLPFQRMILTEKSGSIMREYVKYSLYDRISTRPFLTSIEKKWITFQVLYALHQAHKFGVCHGDIKLENIMITSWNWILLTDFASFKPTYLPEDNPADFSYFFDTSRRRTCYIAPERFVKTLSSELSNTLLLSEQELKTGDLHPMMDIFSAGCALTELYNEGHPPFDFSQLLAYRNNEYSVSKHLDTIEDSGIRELLASMLERNPANRKSAEIYLAQARGTVFPEYFYLFLQPYMLIFSAAPILSPDEKINRLKKDIGNIINILKAEENEKMKSDIRKAEVTQNNHFENNVESTKDDSGHSEDNTITEVDSDQSFDKSDLNQSDPKTVQIQKSNCNGQTDQQSDAILVESQRRKIDLKSEKKVLSSEPVEGLVIITQLVTSCIRGLHHSQSKLQSLEILLELAENTSDETILDRILPYIFHLVHDPAPRVRVSAIHTLTKCLHLVKSIPPSDVNIFPEYILPGLAHITQDEAVIVRAAYAENIAHLAHIALRYLENAHLSNLGNKEGPKPSYDSELQTLHEMVQQSVSMLLTDPQNLVKQTLMESGINKLCVFFGKQKANDILLSHVITFLNDKEDKELRGSFFECIVGVAAYVGWHSSPILMPLLQQGLADPEEFVTTKAISAMATLTELGLLHKSALYQLLYETMVFLVHPNLWIRHATVGFISTAARTLNLVDVQCKVQSIIQPYLKHPLIQIEKEVLLLEALVSPIPRIVYDSLVKYNDVEELFQVLEQRQTARAKAVTGIVPQYSEMSTSLRNLFRRLSSESMTETVEDQLLIMKPHLMKINKYRNSMDAKLSTAKSIDGKLELNTMKDKIRHHIVILYPDTKGDLGLPPFKRLDRRTSDSVGTYATMNQEWRTMFAAQDNVQHTVKMSDMTGSNGSPSQSLHGGDIHLSPQHSLSDMNSINDHSLHERSYIQYRCAPCRLEVRQLTYRKQEQHAAALRAQHWADNIAWQAGSRLLPSGWRPRGVPIAHLHEHRAAVNRLVSIPDTSLFASSSADGCIKIWDASRMEGRNIANRSRQTYMHRGGPLVGLAICDQGQSLASSASQSGTVFVLRIESNSSKMSVIGTRQLDLQEEGCAVDLQYLDSGSQSVLVYASLYGSLVGWDLRCPGTTWRLENDLKHGVITSFCVNNYQQWLTLGTSSGVHTCWDLRFQLPITSIKHPTNARVRKVITHPTEHSWIISAVQGNNEISMWNLETDFRQMVLWASSAPPLSHSQGGHSVCAMYSGCIDRSGFLLAGGTDMRLRFWDLNTPNESYVALPAANDVTPPNSLAYEQRLIDGTNVVQEVLAGGGPTPSSGGGSSIRTRNSEEGGQGPETPPSGHHDTISADKLVQKDRELDPEMRKDWDLSSYKSLSTFPSLLSLVAVCIVDSCNSVVVDNHNLVVYRKEFQPKGLQTQRQSTIKIRTKFSFCLRYFEILRFKG; this is translated from the exons ATGGGAAATCAATTAGTCGGTATTGCGCCTAGTCAAATATTTCCAGTCGAACATTATTTGACGGACCATAGTGATTTATTATTTGATGTAAA CTTAGGAAGTACTAGATTTTTTAAAGTCGCCCGAGCCAGAAGCCAAGAGGGTCTTATAGTAGTTAAAGTTTTTGCTATTCATGATCCAACACTTCCACTCTCTTCTTATAAAGAAAAGCTTGAGGAAATTAGGTCTAAATTAGCATCTGCCGTAAATTGCCTACCTTTTCAAAGAATGATT CTCACAGAAAAATCAGGATCAATAATGAGGGAATATGTAAAGTATTCCCTTTATGACAGAATTAGTACTAGACCATTTTTAACAAGCATAGAAAAAAAATGGATTACCTTTCAAGTTTTGTATGCTTTACATCAAGCTCATAAG TTTGGAGTCTGTCATGGTGACATTAAACTAGAAAACATTATGATAACCAGTTGGAACTGGATTTTACTCACAGATTTTGCAAGTTTTAAGCCGACTTATCTACCTGAAGATAATCCTGCTGATTTTTCATACTTTTTTGACACCTCTAGGAGGAG AACATGTTACATAGCTCCAGAACGGTTTGTGAAAACACTATCTTCAGAATTAAGcaatacattattattatcagaACAAGAGCTAAAAACAGGTGACTTACATCCAATGATGGATATTTTCTCTGCAGGCTGTGCATTAACAGAATTATATAATGAAGGACATCCACCGTTTGACTTTTCTCAACTATTAG CATATAGAAACAATGAATATTCAGTGAGCAAGCATTTGGATACAATAGAAGATTCAGGAATACGTGAACTTCTTGCATCTATGCTGGAGAGGAATCCAGCAAATAGAAAAAGCGCTGAAATTTATTTAGCTCAAGCTCGTGGAACAGTATTtccagaatatttttatttatttcttcaacCATATATGCTTATCTTCTCTGCTGCCCCAATTTTATCTCctgatgaaaaaattaatagacttaaaaaagatattggtaatatcattaatattttaaaagcggaggaaaatgaaaaaatgaagaGTGACATAAGAAAAGCAGAAGTCACACAGAATAACCATTTTGAAAACAATGTGGAATCAACTAAGGACGATTCTGGTCACAGTGAAGATAATACTATCACAGAAGTTGACAGTGATCAAAGTTTTGACAAGAGCGATTTAAATCAAAGTGATCCAAAAACTGTCCAAATTCAAAAGTCTAATTGTAACGGTCAAACAGATCAGCAATCGGACGCTATATTAGTTGAAAGTCAAAGGCGAAAAATAGATTTGAAGAGCGAGAAAAAGGTTTTGTCTTCAGAACCTGTTGAAGGATTGGTTATTATTACTCAGCTCGTTACTTCATGCATACGAGGTTTACATCATTCTCAATCTAAATTACAAAGTTTAGAAATATTACTTGAGCTTGCTGAAAACACATCAGATGAAACAATATTGGATCGAATTTTGCCTTACATC TTTCATTTAGTTCATGATCCTGCTCCACGTGTACGGGTATCAGCAATACACACTTTGACAAAATGTTTGCATCTTGTAAAATCAATTCCACCATCAGATGTGAACATCTTTCCAGAATATATTTTACCTGGTTTAGCACATATCACACAAGATGAAGCTGTAATTGTTAGAGCCGCTTACGCAGAAAATATTGCACATTTAGCACACATTGCATTACGTTATTTAGAAAATGCTCATTTATCCAACTTAGGTAACAAAGAAGGTCCAAAACCAAGTTATGATAGTGAGCTTCAAACTTTGCACGAAatg gtGCAACAATCTGTGTCCATGCTATTAACGGACCCTCAGAATTTAGTAAAACAAACATTAATGGAAAGTGGAATAAATAAACTATGTGTATTTTTTGGAAAACAAAAGGCCAATGATATTCTGCTTAGTCATGTAATTACTTTTTTAAATGATAAGGAAGACAAAGAGTTAAGAGGTTCATTTTTCGAATGTATTGTTGGTGTCGCTGCTTATGTTGGTTGGCATAGTAGTCCTATTCTTATGCCTCTTCTTCAACAAGGACTAGCAGATCCTGAGGAATTCGTAACCACAAAGGCTATTAGTGCAATGGCAACTCTCACAGAATTAGGTCTCTTACACAAGTCTGCTCTTTATCAACTTTTATATGAAACCATGGTCTTTTTA GTGCATCCAAATTTATGGATAAGACATGCGACTGTTGGTTTCATATCTACAGCGGCAAGAACACTTAACTTAGTAGATGTTCAGTGCAAAGTTCAATCAATAATACAGCCCTACTTAAAACATCCATTAATTCaaatagaaaaagaagtttTGTTATTAGAAGCCTTGGTATCTCCTATACCAAGAATTGTTTATGATTCCCTTGTAAAATACAACGATGTGGAGGAACTATTTCAAGTTCTTGAACAAAGACAAACTGCTCGAGCTAAAGCAGTAACAGGAATAGTACCACAATATAGTGAAATGAGTACTTCATTGCGGAAT CTTTTCAGACGTTTGAGTTCGGAGTCAATGACTGAAACTGTTGAAGACcaattattaataatgaaacCACATTTAATGAAAATCAATAAGTATAGAAATTCGATGGATGCGAAGCTAAGTACAGCTAAATCGATAGATggaaaattagaattaaatacTATGAAGGACAAGATACGACATCACATAGTAATATTATATCCTGATACAAAAGGTGATCTAGGTCTTCCGCCATTTAAACGATTAGATCGTAGAACATCAGATAGTGTTGGCACATATGCAACAATGAATCAAGAATGGCGTACAATGTTCGCAGCTCAGGACAATGTTCAG CACACTGTTAAAATGTCAGATATGACAGGAAGTAATGGAAGTCCTAGTCAAAGTTTACATGGAGGGGATATCCACTTATCACCACAACATAGTTTATCTGACATGAATAGTATAAATGACCATTCTCTTCATGAACGTTCATATATTCAAT ACAGGTGTGCACCTTGTAGATTAGAAGTAAGACAACTAACGTACAGAAAACAAGAACAACATGCTGCAGCGTTAAGAGCACAGCACTGGGCTGATAACATTGCGTGGCAAGCtg GTTCAAGATTATTACCAAGTGGATGGAGACCTAGAGGGGTACCAATTGCACATCTCCATGAACATAGAGCTGCAGTAAATAGGCTAGTTTCTATACCGGATACTAGTTTATTTGCCAGTAGCTCTGCAGATGGATGCATAAAGATATGGGATGCAAGTAGAATGGaaggtcgaaatatcgctaatcGTTCTAG GCAAACTTACATGCATAGAGGTGGTCCTCTAGTTGGCTTAGCTATATGTGATCAGGGACAATCATTAGCAAGTTCTGCTAGCCAATCAGGCACTGTATTTGTTTTACGAATTGAATCAAATTCTAGTAAAATGAGCGTTATCGGTACCAGACAGTTAGATCTTCAG GAAGAGGGATGTGCAGTTGATTTACAGTATTTAGACTCTGGTTCACAATCAGTCCTTGTTTATGCATCACTTTATGGTTCATTGGTAGGGTGGGATTTAAGGTGTCCTGGTACAACATGGCGTTTAGAAAATGACCTAAAACACGGAGTAATTACCTCATTTTGTGTAAACAATTATCAACAATGGTTGACCCTTGGTACAAGTTCTGGCGTACATACTTGCTGGGACTTGCGGTTTCAATTACCAATAACCAGTATTAAACACCCTACAA ATGCAAGGGTGAGGAAGGTAATTACTCATCCCACAGAACATTCCTGGATTATTTCGGCTGTTCAAGGAAACAACGAAATTTCAATGTGGAATCTCGAAACTGATTTTCGTCAAATGGTTCTCTGGGCGTCAAGTGCACCTCCACTTAGTCACTCGCAAGGTGGTCATAGTGTATGTGCAATGTATTCTGGATGTATCGATCGCTCAGGCTTCTTGTTAGCTGGTGGTACTGATATGAGATTGCGTTTTTGGGACTTAAACACACCCAACGAATCGTATGTTGCATTGCCTGCTGCTAATGATGTCACTCCTCCAAATTCATTGGCATATGA ACAACGTTTAATCGATGGAACCAATGTCGTTCAAGAAGTCTTAGCTGGAGGTGGTCCAACTCCATCATCCGGAGGAGGAAGCAGTATTAGAACAAGAAACTCCGAAGAAGGTGGCCAAGGTCCAGAAACTCCACCATCTGGACATCACGACACTATTTCCGCC GACAAACTGGTGCAGAAGGATAGGGAACTTGACCCGGAAATGCGTAAGGATTGGGATTTATCGTCCTACAAATCTCTTTCCACCTTTCCTTCCCTCCTTTCCCTTGTCGCCGTCTGTATTGTTGATTCTTGTAACTCGGTGGTAGTTGATAATCATAATCTGGTTGTTTACCGAAAAGAATTTCAACCCAAGGGGCTGCAGACCCAGCGGCAATCAAcaataaaaatacgaacaaaattttcattttgtttGCGCTATTTCGAAATTCTTCGCTTTAAGGGCTAA
- the Vps15 gene encoding vacuolar protein sorting 15 isoform X1, which produces MGNQLVGIAPSQIFPVEHYLTDHSDLLFDVNLGSTRFFKVARARSQEGLIVVKVFAIHDPTLPLSSYKEKLEEIRSKLASAVNCLPFQRMILTEKSGSIMREYVKYSLYDRISTRPFLTSIEKKWITFQVLYALHQAHKFGVCHGDIKLENIMITSWNWILLTDFASFKPTYLPEDNPADFSYFFDTSRRRTCYIAPERFVKTLSSELSNTLLLSEQELKTGDLHPMMDIFSAGCALTELYNEGHPPFDFSQLLAYRNNEYSVSKHLDTIEDSGIRELLASMLERNPANRKSAEIYLAQARGTVFPEYFYLFLQPYMLIFSAAPILSPDEKINRLKKDIGNIINILKAEENEKMKSDIRKAEVTQNNHFENNVESTKDDSGHSEDNTITEVDSDQSFDKSDLNQSDPKTVQIQKSNCNGQTDQQSDAILVESQRRKIDLKSEKKVLSSEPVEGLVIITQLVTSCIRGLHHSQSKLQSLEILLELAENTSDETILDRILPYIFHLVHDPAPRVRVSAIHTLTKCLHLVKSIPPSDVNIFPEYILPGLAHITQDEAVIVRAAYAENIAHLAHIALRYLENAHLSNLGNKEGPKPSYDSELQTLHEMVQQSVSMLLTDPQNLVKQTLMESGINKLCVFFGKQKANDILLSHVITFLNDKEDKELRGSFFECIVGVAAYVGWHSSPILMPLLQQGLADPEEFVTTKAISAMATLTELGLLHKSALYQLLYETMVFLVHPNLWIRHATVGFISTAARTLNLVDVQCKVQSIIQPYLKHPLIQIEKEVLLLEALVSPIPRIVYDSLVKYNDVEELFQVLEQRQTARAKAVTGIVPQYSEMSTSLRNLFRRLSSESMTETVEDQLLIMKPHLMKINKYRNSMDAKLSTAKSIDGKLELNTMKDKIRHHIVILYPDTKGDLGLPPFKRLDRRTSDSVGTYATMNQEWRTMFAAQDNVQHTVKMSDMTGSNGSPSQSLHGGDIHLSPQHSLSDMNSINDHSLHERSYIQYRCAPCRLEVRQLTYRKQEQHAAALRAQHWADNIAWQAGSRLLPSGWRPRGVPIAHLHEHRAAVNRLVSIPDTSLFASSSADGCIKIWDASRMEGRNIANRSRQTYMHRGGPLVGLAICDQGQSLASSASQSGTVFVLRIESNSSKMSVIGTRQLDLQEEGCAVDLQYLDSGSQSVLVYASLYGSLVGWDLRCPGTTWRLENDLKHGVITSFCVNNYQQWLTLGTSSGVHTCWDLRFQLPITSIKHPTNARVRKVITHPTEHSWIISAVQGNNEISMWNLETDFRQMVLWASSAPPLSHSQGGHSVCAMYSGCIDRSGFLLAGGTDMRLRFWDLNTPNESYVALPAANDVTPPNSLAYEQRLIDGTNVVQEVLAGGGPTPSSGGGSSIRTRNSEEGGQGPETPPSGHHDTISAVAMSNTCILTGSTDGLIQVWK; this is translated from the exons ATGGGAAATCAATTAGTCGGTATTGCGCCTAGTCAAATATTTCCAGTCGAACATTATTTGACGGACCATAGTGATTTATTATTTGATGTAAA CTTAGGAAGTACTAGATTTTTTAAAGTCGCCCGAGCCAGAAGCCAAGAGGGTCTTATAGTAGTTAAAGTTTTTGCTATTCATGATCCAACACTTCCACTCTCTTCTTATAAAGAAAAGCTTGAGGAAATTAGGTCTAAATTAGCATCTGCCGTAAATTGCCTACCTTTTCAAAGAATGATT CTCACAGAAAAATCAGGATCAATAATGAGGGAATATGTAAAGTATTCCCTTTATGACAGAATTAGTACTAGACCATTTTTAACAAGCATAGAAAAAAAATGGATTACCTTTCAAGTTTTGTATGCTTTACATCAAGCTCATAAG TTTGGAGTCTGTCATGGTGACATTAAACTAGAAAACATTATGATAACCAGTTGGAACTGGATTTTACTCACAGATTTTGCAAGTTTTAAGCCGACTTATCTACCTGAAGATAATCCTGCTGATTTTTCATACTTTTTTGACACCTCTAGGAGGAG AACATGTTACATAGCTCCAGAACGGTTTGTGAAAACACTATCTTCAGAATTAAGcaatacattattattatcagaACAAGAGCTAAAAACAGGTGACTTACATCCAATGATGGATATTTTCTCTGCAGGCTGTGCATTAACAGAATTATATAATGAAGGACATCCACCGTTTGACTTTTCTCAACTATTAG CATATAGAAACAATGAATATTCAGTGAGCAAGCATTTGGATACAATAGAAGATTCAGGAATACGTGAACTTCTTGCATCTATGCTGGAGAGGAATCCAGCAAATAGAAAAAGCGCTGAAATTTATTTAGCTCAAGCTCGTGGAACAGTATTtccagaatatttttatttatttcttcaacCATATATGCTTATCTTCTCTGCTGCCCCAATTTTATCTCctgatgaaaaaattaatagacttaaaaaagatattggtaatatcattaatattttaaaagcggaggaaaatgaaaaaatgaagaGTGACATAAGAAAAGCAGAAGTCACACAGAATAACCATTTTGAAAACAATGTGGAATCAACTAAGGACGATTCTGGTCACAGTGAAGATAATACTATCACAGAAGTTGACAGTGATCAAAGTTTTGACAAGAGCGATTTAAATCAAAGTGATCCAAAAACTGTCCAAATTCAAAAGTCTAATTGTAACGGTCAAACAGATCAGCAATCGGACGCTATATTAGTTGAAAGTCAAAGGCGAAAAATAGATTTGAAGAGCGAGAAAAAGGTTTTGTCTTCAGAACCTGTTGAAGGATTGGTTATTATTACTCAGCTCGTTACTTCATGCATACGAGGTTTACATCATTCTCAATCTAAATTACAAAGTTTAGAAATATTACTTGAGCTTGCTGAAAACACATCAGATGAAACAATATTGGATCGAATTTTGCCTTACATC TTTCATTTAGTTCATGATCCTGCTCCACGTGTACGGGTATCAGCAATACACACTTTGACAAAATGTTTGCATCTTGTAAAATCAATTCCACCATCAGATGTGAACATCTTTCCAGAATATATTTTACCTGGTTTAGCACATATCACACAAGATGAAGCTGTAATTGTTAGAGCCGCTTACGCAGAAAATATTGCACATTTAGCACACATTGCATTACGTTATTTAGAAAATGCTCATTTATCCAACTTAGGTAACAAAGAAGGTCCAAAACCAAGTTATGATAGTGAGCTTCAAACTTTGCACGAAatg gtGCAACAATCTGTGTCCATGCTATTAACGGACCCTCAGAATTTAGTAAAACAAACATTAATGGAAAGTGGAATAAATAAACTATGTGTATTTTTTGGAAAACAAAAGGCCAATGATATTCTGCTTAGTCATGTAATTACTTTTTTAAATGATAAGGAAGACAAAGAGTTAAGAGGTTCATTTTTCGAATGTATTGTTGGTGTCGCTGCTTATGTTGGTTGGCATAGTAGTCCTATTCTTATGCCTCTTCTTCAACAAGGACTAGCAGATCCTGAGGAATTCGTAACCACAAAGGCTATTAGTGCAATGGCAACTCTCACAGAATTAGGTCTCTTACACAAGTCTGCTCTTTATCAACTTTTATATGAAACCATGGTCTTTTTA GTGCATCCAAATTTATGGATAAGACATGCGACTGTTGGTTTCATATCTACAGCGGCAAGAACACTTAACTTAGTAGATGTTCAGTGCAAAGTTCAATCAATAATACAGCCCTACTTAAAACATCCATTAATTCaaatagaaaaagaagtttTGTTATTAGAAGCCTTGGTATCTCCTATACCAAGAATTGTTTATGATTCCCTTGTAAAATACAACGATGTGGAGGAACTATTTCAAGTTCTTGAACAAAGACAAACTGCTCGAGCTAAAGCAGTAACAGGAATAGTACCACAATATAGTGAAATGAGTACTTCATTGCGGAAT CTTTTCAGACGTTTGAGTTCGGAGTCAATGACTGAAACTGTTGAAGACcaattattaataatgaaacCACATTTAATGAAAATCAATAAGTATAGAAATTCGATGGATGCGAAGCTAAGTACAGCTAAATCGATAGATggaaaattagaattaaatacTATGAAGGACAAGATACGACATCACATAGTAATATTATATCCTGATACAAAAGGTGATCTAGGTCTTCCGCCATTTAAACGATTAGATCGTAGAACATCAGATAGTGTTGGCACATATGCAACAATGAATCAAGAATGGCGTACAATGTTCGCAGCTCAGGACAATGTTCAG CACACTGTTAAAATGTCAGATATGACAGGAAGTAATGGAAGTCCTAGTCAAAGTTTACATGGAGGGGATATCCACTTATCACCACAACATAGTTTATCTGACATGAATAGTATAAATGACCATTCTCTTCATGAACGTTCATATATTCAAT ACAGGTGTGCACCTTGTAGATTAGAAGTAAGACAACTAACGTACAGAAAACAAGAACAACATGCTGCAGCGTTAAGAGCACAGCACTGGGCTGATAACATTGCGTGGCAAGCtg GTTCAAGATTATTACCAAGTGGATGGAGACCTAGAGGGGTACCAATTGCACATCTCCATGAACATAGAGCTGCAGTAAATAGGCTAGTTTCTATACCGGATACTAGTTTATTTGCCAGTAGCTCTGCAGATGGATGCATAAAGATATGGGATGCAAGTAGAATGGaaggtcgaaatatcgctaatcGTTCTAG GCAAACTTACATGCATAGAGGTGGTCCTCTAGTTGGCTTAGCTATATGTGATCAGGGACAATCATTAGCAAGTTCTGCTAGCCAATCAGGCACTGTATTTGTTTTACGAATTGAATCAAATTCTAGTAAAATGAGCGTTATCGGTACCAGACAGTTAGATCTTCAG GAAGAGGGATGTGCAGTTGATTTACAGTATTTAGACTCTGGTTCACAATCAGTCCTTGTTTATGCATCACTTTATGGTTCATTGGTAGGGTGGGATTTAAGGTGTCCTGGTACAACATGGCGTTTAGAAAATGACCTAAAACACGGAGTAATTACCTCATTTTGTGTAAACAATTATCAACAATGGTTGACCCTTGGTACAAGTTCTGGCGTACATACTTGCTGGGACTTGCGGTTTCAATTACCAATAACCAGTATTAAACACCCTACAA ATGCAAGGGTGAGGAAGGTAATTACTCATCCCACAGAACATTCCTGGATTATTTCGGCTGTTCAAGGAAACAACGAAATTTCAATGTGGAATCTCGAAACTGATTTTCGTCAAATGGTTCTCTGGGCGTCAAGTGCACCTCCACTTAGTCACTCGCAAGGTGGTCATAGTGTATGTGCAATGTATTCTGGATGTATCGATCGCTCAGGCTTCTTGTTAGCTGGTGGTACTGATATGAGATTGCGTTTTTGGGACTTAAACACACCCAACGAATCGTATGTTGCATTGCCTGCTGCTAATGATGTCACTCCTCCAAATTCATTGGCATATGA ACAACGTTTAATCGATGGAACCAATGTCGTTCAAGAAGTCTTAGCTGGAGGTGGTCCAACTCCATCATCCGGAGGAGGAAGCAGTATTAGAACAAGAAACTCCGAAGAAGGTGGCCAAGGTCCAGAAACTCCACCATCTGGACATCACGACACTATTTCCGCCGTAGCTATGTCTAACACGTGTATTCTTACTGGTAGTACAGATGGATTAATACAAGTTTGGAAATGA